In Deefgea piscis, the DNA window ATTCATTATCATTTGAATTGCATTAAATTTTTTGATTTAAATCAATTCAAATCCGATCGAGGCTGAACAATAGTGATCAACTGACTTGCGATTGTGGCAGGGCACTACTTGCTGGTTACGCTGGGTTTGGCGATCCAACGCGCTGGATGCTCCGCCTCAACGAGGCGTCACGCCGTCCTTAGCGGGTGGCGATAGGGTAGCTTAACCGTCAAATAACACCAAAGGCCGCTGTGGGTCTTGCGGATGGGTGATCACGGTGGCGGCGAGTTGATACGTTTGCTGTAAATGTTCAGGGGTTAAAACATCTTGGGGTATACCGCTGGCAATAATGTCACCCTTGGCCAGCATGGCAATACGGCTACAGTAGCGTGCGGCCAAATTCACATCATGTAACACCGCAACCACGGCAATGCCGGCCTCTCGTGTGAGTTTTTGCGCCGCAGCCAAGAGGCCATGTTGATGCAATGGATCTAAACTCGACGTTGGCTCATCCAGCAATACACAGCGATATTCTCCCACTTGTTGCGCTGCCAAGGCTTGCACCAACACACGGGCAAATTGCACGCGCTGCTGCTCGCCACCGGATAAAGTCGGGTAGCGCCGCCCAGTGAGGTGGCTAACATCCGCCCATTGCTGCGCCGCATGCGCCACCTCGGCCACCGTGCTGGGCGATAATTCGGCAAACGGATACGCGCCCATGGCAATCACTTCATCGACCGATAAATTAAACCCCAGCCCGGGATTTTGCGGCAAAACGGCACGAACACGCGCCAATTGCTGGCTGTCGAACTCACGGACATCTTGCCCAGCCCAGCGCACATGGCCGTGCTGGGGCGTCAGCTCGCCTGAAAGTAAAGACAGCAGTGTGGATTTGCCTGCGCCATTGGCGCCCAAAATCGCGGTGAATTCGCCAGCAGGAATCGCCAATGACACTTGATTTAAAATCGGCCGATGGCAGCGTGCAAAAGAAACTTGATCGAGAGTTAACATAAATCAGCTTAAGACTTGCGGCTAAGTAATAGCCAAAGAAAAAACGGCCCGCCAATCAAGCTAGTGACGACGCCAATGGGGAGCTCGGCCGGTGCCACAGCGATGCGGGCGATATAGTCGGCGAGCACTAAAGCGATAGCACCGAGTAACAATGAAGCCGGTAATAAGCGCCGATGATCGGCACCCAACAGCATGCGCGCGCAATGCGGCACCACCAAACCAACAAAACCAATGCCACCGGTGGCGGCGACTAAGGGGCCAATTAATAGCGCCACTAATACAATTAATTTGCGGCGTAAGCCTTTAATCGCAAAACCCAGATGCAAGGCTTCGCGCTCACCGAGCAGTAGCGCATTCATGGCGCGCCAATAGCGCATAATCCAGATTGAAATCAGCAATAAAAAGGGCGCAAGCATCGCCAAGCGTTGCCAGCTGGCGCCAGCTAAACTACCCATATTCCAAAAAGTCAGGCTACGTAATTGATTGTCATCGGCCAGATAAGTAAATAGCCCCATCAAGCTGCCACAAATGGCGTTAATCGCAATACCCGCGAGTAATAAACCGGCCATGCCGGCGTAACGCCGACCAAGGTGATACGCCAAAGCGGTGGCTAAAATACTGCCTAAAAATGCCGCAGGCGCTAAAATCGCAAAACTACCCCCTCCCAGTACAATCGCACAGACCGCACCCAGAGAAGCGCCGGACGATATACCTATGAGTCCGGGTTCAGCCAATGGATTGCGAAACAGCGCTTGCATTGTCGCCCCCGCTAACGCCAAAACGCCGCCGGCTAAAGCGGCAAACAGCACGCGGGGCAAACGGATTTCTAGCAAAACATCGCGCCAAAACTGCTGCTCATCGTTCAATTTTTGCGCCGTGTTGAACAACAAACTCGGGATGGCATTGAGGGGAATTTGCACCGTACCGTGGCTAGCGGTAAAGATGAGCAAGGCGAGTAACACGCCGACGGCCAACAGCCAGTTAATTGAATGGGTAAACTGAAGTCGACAGCACATTAATATTTCGCCGTGTTAATGAGTTGACGTAACGCTTCTGGCAGGCGCGGGCCAAAGCCAAGCAGTAATAAATCATCCATCACAATCACGCGTTTATTTTTGGCTGCGGGCGATTGCGCCAAGCCCGGGCGCGCCAATAAACCGGCCATCCCACCCATGCTGCTTAAGGTGCTGGTGGTGGTGATAATCACGTCGGGGCGCAGCGCCGCCATGCCTTCGCGTGACAATGGCTTATAGCCTTGTTGCTGCGCTAACACATTGTGTAAACCGGCCAATTGCATCATTGCATCGGCGCTGGTGTTTTTGCCGGCGCCTTCAGGCTCGCCACTGCGACTCATCAGCATTAACGCGCTGCTGGTGCTGGTGATTGTTCTGGCCGTCGGCTGCAATGCTTTGACTTCTTGGCTGATTTTATTGGCCAATTGCTCGCCTTGTTGCGGCTGATTGAGTGCCGTGGCGACACCGCGAATGCGTTGCGATAAGGCCGACAGATTGGCTTGGCCGGGCAAAATAATCACTTTGATGCCCATCTTGCGTAGCTGGGCTAAGGCTTGTGGTGGCCCAGCTTGATCAGTCGCCAACACCATATCGGCCTTGCTGGCCAATATGCCTTCAACCGAAAACTGCCGGTAATAACCGACTTTAGGCAGTTGATTGGCCGCAGCTGGATACACACTGGATTGATCGACTGCGACCAAATGTTGCTCGGCGTTCAGTGCGTAAATAATTTCAGTCAGCGGGCCACCTAAACTCACCACGCGGGGGGGGGTAGCCAGAGCCAGCGCGCTGAAACTCGCAATAAAAAAGAGCAGCAAAAGGGAGGTCAAAGAATAATAAATACGCATGATATATCCAGCAGTAAACGAGTTATGGACTCAAGCTCGCTGGGTTTGGCTTGCCATAGCGTGGCAGCTCAAACCCAAGTTCAGAACAGCAATTTATTGCGCCAAAGGCGTGTGGCATAAGTTTTCTAGCAAGGTGCGCCAAGCCGCCAGCTCCGGCACGCCGGGTTTTCGCACACCAAAGAACTGCACGATTAATTCTTCGCTTTCGCTATACACCTCAAGCGAAGTGACCCAACCATCGACGGTGGGTTTATTCACTACCCAGCACGAAGCAATGGCGGTGGTATTGAGGTGCAGATTAAATTTCTCATCCAAAATATTGAACCAAGGGCCGGTGCGAACCAGCTTTTTAACTGGACCAGAGTGAATCTGCACCATGCCGCGATTGCCAACGAAGCACATAATCGCCAATTCTGAATCCGCCGCTTGTTGCAGCATGGTTTCAACGGCATCCATTTGCACTGCTTGGGCTAAATCAGCACCCGCTGCACGTAAAGCACCTAAACGGCTCACTTGGTTTTTGCGCAGCATTGGGAAAAAGC includes these proteins:
- a CDS encoding heme/hemin ABC transporter substrate-binding protein translates to MRIYYSLTSLLLLFFIASFSALALATPPRVVSLGGPLTEIIYALNAEQHLVAVDQSSVYPAAANQLPKVGYYRQFSVEGILASKADMVLATDQAGPPQALAQLRKMGIKVIILPGQANLSALSQRIRGVATALNQPQQGEQLANKISQEVKALQPTARTITSTSSALMLMSRSGEPEGAGKNTSADAMMQLAGLHNVLAQQQGYKPLSREGMAALRPDVIITTTSTLSSMGGMAGLLARPGLAQSPAAKNKRVIVMDDLLLLGFGPRLPEALRQLINTAKY
- a CDS encoding FecCD family ABC transporter permease; amino-acid sequence: MCCRLQFTHSINWLLAVGVLLALLIFTASHGTVQIPLNAIPSLLFNTAQKLNDEQQFWRDVLLEIRLPRVLFAALAGGVLALAGATMQALFRNPLAEPGLIGISSGASLGAVCAIVLGGGSFAILAPAAFLGSILATALAYHLGRRYAGMAGLLLAGIAINAICGSLMGLFTYLADDNQLRSLTFWNMGSLAGASWQRLAMLAPFLLLISIWIMRYWRAMNALLLGEREALHLGFAIKGLRRKLIVLVALLIGPLVAATGGIGFVGLVVPHCARMLLGADHRRLLPASLLLGAIALVLADYIARIAVAPAELPIGVVTSLIGGPFFLWLLLSRKS
- a CDS encoding heme ABC transporter ATP-binding protein, whose translation is MLTLDQVSFARCHRPILNQVSLAIPAGEFTAILGANGAGKSTLLSLLSGELTPQHGHVRWAGQDVREFDSQQLARVRAVLPQNPGLGFNLSVDEVIAMGAYPFAELSPSTVAEVAHAAQQWADVSHLTGRRYPTLSGGEQQRVQFARVLVQALAAQQVGEYRCVLLDEPTSSLDPLHQHGLLAAAQKLTREAGIAVVAVLHDVNLAARYCSRIAMLAKGDIIASGIPQDVLTPEHLQQTYQLAATVITHPQDPQRPLVLFDG